One genomic region from Mycoplasmopsis meleagridis encodes:
- a CDS encoding endonuclease/exonuclease/phosphatase family protein: MKKNIMSLFFVLTPFFSFTTLSCSTNEEINKTQINKNASQLSIDIKNIDQLGKENKIVKEKIIPNLEFKNLNSKYEITIDEFLNLFEGANQIVKINYFLTDKVSKIKSNLYQKTFKIGEKRKMLGLINDDLNNPNTNNLEEEKNQNNSPLTIRIGNWNVLNFSLSEKNENLVKNTKIFALSHLINHLKIDVQGIIELDNEEAIIALVNSLNNLDPNAKWTYTISDNSENGNGKNKKIPSDSKQHELAAILYKSSILKAKEFTNNKISESYDNSTFSPYYEKSNVLGYVRPPYALFLETLGNIKNDFTLVIDHFDSPGAKKNGESKVNPDSKNNLKAALGAQEADEAYNLVNVMNYFDKLDGKNDDLIFMGDTNIARGNLNTFKPLISEGYKNLINENINTSLGLKIDRYSNPYDKIFYKGTLETNNAKTYDLYNIINDKVLPNVNSLEEWKKLVDSYKSTSFSNDYAYIRSVISDHNPIYFDLILNANDVN, encoded by the coding sequence ATGAAAAAAAATATTATGTCTTTATTTTTTGTGTTAACTCCTTTTTTCTCTTTTACTACTCTATCTTGTAGCACGAATGAAGAAATTAACAAAACTCAAATTAATAAAAATGCTTCGCAACTAAGTATTGATATAAAAAATATAGACCAGTTAGGTAAAGAAAATAAAATAGTTAAGGAAAAAATAATTCCTAATTTAGAATTTAAAAATCTCAATAGTAAATATGAAATAACTATTGATGAGTTTTTAAATCTTTTTGAAGGAGCTAATCAAATAGTTAAAATCAATTATTTTTTAACTGACAAGGTTAGTAAAATTAAATCTAATTTGTATCAAAAAACCTTTAAAATAGGTGAAAAAAGAAAAATGTTAGGATTAATAAATGATGATTTAAATAATCCAAATACTAATAATTTAGAAGAAGAAAAGAATCAAAACAATAGTCCTTTAACTATTCGTATAGGCAATTGAAACGTTTTAAATTTTAGTTTATCTGAGAAAAATGAAAATTTGGTAAAAAATACTAAAATCTTTGCTCTAAGTCATCTCATTAATCATTTAAAAATTGATGTTCAAGGAATTATTGAATTAGATAATGAAGAAGCAATTATAGCTTTAGTTAATTCATTAAATAATTTAGATCCTAATGCTAAGTGAACATACACTATAAGCGATAATTCAGAAAATGGAAATGGTAAAAATAAAAAAATTCCTTCTGATTCTAAGCAACATGAATTAGCAGCTATTTTATATAAAAGTTCAATATTAAAAGCAAAAGAATTCACAAATAACAAAATTTCTGAATCATATGATAATAGCACTTTTTCACCATACTATGAAAAAAGTAATGTTTTAGGTTATGTAAGACCTCCTTATGCATTATTTCTAGAAACTTTAGGTAATATTAAAAATGACTTTACGCTTGTAATTGATCATTTTGATTCTCCAGGGGCTAAAAAAAATGGTGAAAGTAAAGTAAATCCTGATAGTAAAAATAATTTAAAAGCAGCCTTAGGAGCACAAGAAGCAGATGAAGCCTACAACCTAGTAAATGTCATGAACTATTTTGATAAATTAGACGGGAAAAATGATGATTTAATTTTTATGGGCGATACAAATATTGCTAGGGGAAATTTAAATACATTTAAACCATTAATATCTGAAGGCTATAAAAATTTAATAAACGAAAATATTAACACTTCTTTAGGTCTTAAAATTGATAGATATTCTAATCCTTATGACAAAATTTTTTATAAAGGTACTTTAGAAACTAATAATGCTAAAACATATGATCTTTACAATATTATTAATGATAAAGTTTTACCAAATGTAAATTCATTAGAAGAGTGAAAAAAATTAGTTGATTCCTATAAAAGTACGTCTTTTAGTAATGACTATGCCTACATAAGAAGCGTAATTTCTGATCACAACCCCATATATTTTGATTTGATTTTAAATGCCAACGATGTTAATTAA
- the rsmH gene encoding 16S rRNA (cytosine(1402)-N(4))-methyltransferase RsmH, translated as MINKHNSVLLKECLDSLKLKENGVYIDLTLGMGGHSEAILKRIPKGKLISFDKDLFAIEESYKRLIKINNNFHLIHADFKNIKAELAKLEIYQVDGIIADLGISSPQIDNAERGFSYSKNARLDMRMNQEQKLDANFIVNNYSIEQLANIFYKNAEVKFAKQIAKAIVSKRPINTTLELANVVRESLPSKIVSLKNPNKAIFQALRIEVNNELDSLRNMLFDAINLLKKNASLAIITFHSLEDSIVKHFFGSLTKNKLPVKMPVNEIKNFIVKTYYPSREELSINNRSRSAKLRVLTKLT; from the coding sequence ATGATAAATAAACATAATTCAGTTCTTTTGAAAGAATGTTTAGATTCTCTTAAACTTAAAGAAAATGGTGTCTATATAGATCTAACTTTAGGTATGGGAGGACATTCTGAAGCTATTTTAAAAAGAATTCCTAAAGGTAAATTAATTAGTTTTGATAAAGATCTTTTTGCAATAGAAGAAAGTTACAAAAGATTAATTAAAATTAATAATAATTTCCATTTAATTCATGCTGACTTTAAAAATATTAAAGCTGAATTAGCAAAATTGGAAATATACCAAGTTGATGGAATTATCGCTGATTTAGGTATTTCTTCGCCACAAATAGACAACGCAGAAAGAGGTTTTTCATATAGTAAAAATGCACGCCTCGATATGCGTATGAATCAAGAACAAAAACTAGATGCTAATTTTATAGTAAATAACTATTCTATAGAACAATTGGCAAATATTTTTTACAAAAACGCCGAGGTAAAGTTTGCAAAACAAATTGCGAAGGCTATTGTTAGTAAAAGGCCAATAAATACCACTTTAGAATTAGCAAATGTTGTTAGAGAAAGCTTACCAAGCAAAATTGTTTCTTTGAAAAATCCAAATAAAGCAATTTTCCAAGCTCTGCGCATTGAAGTTAATAATGAACTTGATTCACTTAGAAATATGCTTTTTGACGCTATTAATTTGCTTAAAAAAAATGCATCATTAGCAATAATTACTTTTCATTCTCTAGAAGATTCAATAGTCAAACATTTTTTTGGCTCTTTAACAAAAAATAAATTGCCAGTTAAAATGCCCGTTAATGAAATTAAAAATTTTATAGTTAAAACCTACTATCCAAGTAGAGAAGAATTATCTATTAATAATCGTTCTAGAAGTGCAAAATTAAGAGTTTTAACAAAACTTACATAA
- a CDS encoding TrkH family potassium uptake protein, which translates to MWKWKFSRWLSNNIFAKIFAKFKAHRKHSNKIRLIFLTYLIIVIVSSLLLMSPITHQKINSSWGNVNFIDALFTASSAFSDTGLTSLNTYKTWNIFGQSLISILILIGGLGVFALKIYIINILFFGKLKISLNALNIVDSERSSNDIGKGTREVIIDSISTLLIIMLIGAVGLSFYFYLAEPRNLFISQTKIIDPETNLSLSKSLYYNFVGDFINPKGNWSLSFRFGFFHAISALNNAGFDIIGNSSLMPYYHNIELQFFFLILFFIGGIGYPVIHDIINFFRFKIKHPSRKYHWKLLTKLSLISYLLASLIGAILVVTFEILAKNGFWWTNSNEINKITEERFFGNNAEKTWALIFSVFSTRSAGFATIPINHLSDSSLVVLSILMFIGAGPSSTGGGIRTTTFAIITISIFSRILGRPSVRAFHRKIDNNTVKNSYTVFLTGIVLLIITSLVISSSSANYFGNVPANTHFSNYLFEASSAFGTTGITAGISANSNILSKIFLIIIMFIGQLGISSTILIWGKRRNYSYKYEYVPENVPIG; encoded by the coding sequence ATGTGAAAATGAAAGTTTAGTCGCTGATTAAGCAATAATATTTTTGCCAAAATTTTTGCAAAATTCAAAGCGCACAGAAAACATAGTAATAAAATCAGGCTTATTTTTTTAACTTATTTGATTATTGTTATAGTAAGTTCTCTTTTATTAATGTCGCCTATTACTCATCAAAAGATAAATAGTTCTTGAGGAAATGTTAATTTTATTGATGCTCTTTTTACTGCTTCATCCGCTTTTAGCGACACTGGCTTAACAAGTTTAAACACATATAAAACTTGAAATATATTTGGCCAAAGTTTAATTTCTATTTTGATTTTAATTGGTGGTTTAGGAGTTTTTGCCTTAAAAATTTATATTATTAACATTCTTTTTTTTGGAAAGTTAAAAATTTCCTTAAATGCCTTAAATATAGTTGATTCTGAACGCAGTAGCAATGATATTGGTAAAGGCACTCGAGAAGTAATTATTGATTCTATATCTACTCTTTTAATAATTATGTTAATAGGAGCGGTTGGACTTTCATTTTATTTTTATCTTGCCGAACCTAGAAATTTATTCATTTCACAAACTAAAATAATTGATCCAGAAACTAATCTTAGTTTATCAAAATCTTTATACTACAACTTTGTAGGAGATTTTATTAATCCTAAAGGTAATTGATCTTTAAGTTTTCGCTTTGGCTTTTTTCACGCCATTTCTGCTCTTAATAATGCTGGTTTTGACATTATTGGAAATAGTTCTCTAATGCCTTATTATCACAATATTGAATTACAATTTTTCTTTTTAATTCTCTTTTTTATCGGGGGAATTGGCTATCCAGTAATTCACGATATTATTAATTTTTTCCGTTTTAAAATTAAACATCCATCGAGAAAATATCATTGAAAATTACTTACAAAACTTAGCTTAATTTCTTATCTTTTAGCTTCTTTAATTGGTGCTATACTAGTAGTTACTTTTGAAATATTAGCTAAAAACGGTTTTTGATGAACTAATAGTAATGAGATTAATAAAATAACTGAAGAAAGATTTTTTGGAAACAATGCAGAAAAAACATGAGCTTTAATTTTTTCTGTTTTTTCAACAAGAAGTGCTGGTTTTGCTACTATTCCAATTAATCATCTTAGTGATAGTTCATTAGTTGTTTTATCTATTTTAATGTTTATAGGTGCTGGACCTTCATCTACTGGAGGAGGAATTAGAACTACTACTTTTGCCATTATTACAATTAGTATTTTTTCAAGAATTTTAGGACGTCCTTCAGTAAGAGCTTTTCATAGAAAAATAGATAATAATACCGTAAAAAATAGTTATACAGTCTTTTTAACGGGAATAGTTCTTTTAATCATTACTTCTTTAGTTATTTCTTCTTCTTCAGCTAATTATTTTGGAAATGTACCTGCAAATACGCATTTTAGTAACTATCTTTTTGAAGCCTCTTCAGCTTTTGGAACAACGGGAATAACAGCAGGAATTTCTGCTAATAGCAACATTTTAAGTAAAATCTTTTTAATTATTATCATGTTTATTGGACAATTGGGAATTTCTTCAACAATTCTAATATGAGGAAAGAGAAGAAATTATTCCTACAAATATGAATATGTTCCTGAAAATGTGCCTATAGGATAA
- a CDS encoding 16S rRNA (uracil(1498)-N(3))-methyltransferase yields MHRFFVNKKIENNYFELDDKLINHIKVARLEKDIFLCNYLNEFYECVFENQKAKIIRKKNINNEFKNEIILAAPIIKIERFEWLIQKAVELGATKIIPLISKYTNGNLVKYDLERKYKRFLEIIKNAAEQSFRNIIPSFEKPMQFKDIINKYNDKNIYIAHEKEAENKINFLETNCLILVGPEGGFSDEEITFATINKAKIVNLGKRILRAETACLFMLSNIKEI; encoded by the coding sequence ATGCATAGATTTTTTGTGAATAAAAAAATTGAAAATAATTATTTTGAATTGGACGATAAGTTAATTAACCATATAAAAGTAGCTAGATTAGAAAAAGATATTTTTCTATGCAATTATTTAAATGAATTTTACGAATGTGTTTTTGAAAATCAAAAAGCTAAAATAATTAGGAAAAAAAATATCAACAACGAATTTAAAAACGAAATTATTTTAGCAGCACCAATTATTAAAATCGAAAGATTTGAATGATTAATTCAAAAAGCAGTAGAATTAGGAGCTACTAAAATTATTCCTTTAATTAGTAAATATACTAATGGTAATTTGGTTAAGTATGATTTAGAAAGAAAATATAAAAGATTTTTAGAAATTATAAAAAATGCAGCTGAACAATCATTTAGAAACATAATTCCATCTTTTGAAAAGCCTATGCAATTTAAAGATATAATTAATAAATATAACGATAAAAATATTTATATAGCACATGAAAAAGAAGCAGAAAATAAAATAAATTTTTTAGAAACTAACTGTTTGATTTTAGTTGGTCCTGAGGGTGGTTTTAGCGACGAAGAAATAACTTTTGCTACTATAAATAAGGCAAAAATAGTAAATTTAGGTAAGAGAATTTTAAGAGCTGAAACTGCTTGTTTATTTATGCTTAGCAATATAAAGGAAATTTAA
- a CDS encoding cell division protein FtsZ, whose amino-acid sequence MENFNYKTIKIKVIGIGGAGNNAINFLINENLQFPNIEYYVANTDYSDLDNSICKNKIHLTGETKGWGAGGDNTVGESAAEASKKEIEKAIEGADLIILVAGLGGGTGTGAAPVIAKKAKDANIITLSIVFMPFAYEGKKKLNLAQEGLDKIKEASDSYVVIDNEKIFKSHSNLPSNQAFKLLNSSLKDTVIAVNNIISKNYFMNVDFNDLRSILKDGKRTFVAIGKVSHFNNNNNNEMTISDRIVEYIFNNISMDEKIIAPKKMLYLVKMKNGSIKDIAEIKHKIAEKFKVEDDDLEVFTGCQDEDNNANSKDNFNDKNNISGKNNVNSRDNFIEISIIATGFNENENLENKIKTVTEAYKEELAEKNIEELSQNSPIFAKTGEINLNENDVFNGFDDLENDEENEESNEFEQAFEKKQVNYSNYQPKSKKMSWFDKIIKHK is encoded by the coding sequence ATGGAAAATTTTAATTACAAAACAATTAAAATTAAGGTAATTGGAATAGGCGGAGCTGGGAATAATGCCATTAATTTTCTTATAAATGAAAATCTTCAATTTCCGAATATAGAATATTATGTTGCTAACACTGATTATAGTGATTTAGATAATAGTATATGTAAAAATAAAATTCATCTAACAGGAGAAACTAAAGGCTGAGGAGCTGGAGGCGATAATACTGTTGGTGAGAGTGCTGCAGAAGCTAGCAAAAAAGAAATAGAAAAAGCAATTGAAGGAGCAGATTTAATAATTTTAGTTGCAGGACTAGGTGGAGGAACTGGAACAGGGGCCGCACCAGTTATAGCTAAAAAAGCTAAAGATGCGAATATAATTACACTTTCTATAGTTTTTATGCCATTTGCTTATGAAGGCAAAAAGAAATTAAATTTAGCTCAAGAAGGTCTTGACAAAATTAAAGAAGCAAGTGATTCTTATGTTGTAATTGATAATGAAAAAATCTTTAAATCGCATAGTAATTTACCTTCAAATCAAGCTTTTAAATTACTTAATTCCTCATTGAAAGACACAGTTATTGCAGTAAATAACATAATAAGTAAAAATTATTTTATGAATGTTGATTTTAATGATTTAAGAAGTATTTTAAAAGATGGAAAGAGAACTTTTGTAGCTATTGGTAAAGTGAGTCATTTCAATAATAATAATAATAATGAAATGACAATTAGCGATAGAATTGTTGAATATATTTTTAATAATATATCAATGGACGAAAAAATAATTGCTCCTAAAAAGATGCTTTACTTAGTCAAAATGAAAAATGGTTCGATTAAAGATATAGCTGAAATCAAACATAAAATAGCAGAAAAATTCAAAGTTGAAGATGATGATTTAGAAGTTTTCACTGGTTGCCAAGATGAAGATAATAATGCCAATAGTAAAGATAATTTCAACGATAAAAATAATATTAGCGGCAAAAATAATGTCAATAGCAGAGATAATTTTATTGAAATAAGTATTATTGCAACTGGATTTAATGAAAATGAAAATTTAGAAAATAAAATAAAAACAGTTACAGAAGCTTATAAAGAAGAATTAGCAGAAAAAAATATTGAAGAATTAAGTCAAAATAGTCCAATTTTTGCTAAAACTGGTGAAATTAATCTTAACGAAAATGATGTTTTTAATGGCTTTGATGATCTAGAAAATGATGAAGAAAATGAAGAAAGTAATGAATTTGAACAAGCATTTGAAAAAAAGCAAGTAAATTATTCTAATTATCAACCTAAAAGTAAAAAAATGAGTTGATTCGATAAAATCATAAAGCATAAATAA
- a CDS encoding division/cell wall cluster transcriptional repressor MraZ translates to MGNIYGKYPRTLDDRKRIILPPKVREALGNKFYITIGMEGIVELRSEKEFNKLIDIFNMQSNFDLNARKLKRFWLGNSQEIELDSQSRFVIPKIYLDKAAIQKDALLIGVGDMVELWNNQTYENYSQQISEEELLNSAKFLVSKDDK, encoded by the coding sequence ATGGGAAACATTTATGGTAAGTATCCTCGAACTTTGGATGATAGAAAAAGAATTATTCTTCCTCCTAAAGTAAGAGAAGCCTTAGGTAATAAGTTTTATATTACTATTGGCATGGAAGGAATTGTAGAGCTAAGAAGCGAAAAAGAGTTCAATAAGTTAATTGACATTTTCAATATGCAAAGCAATTTCGATTTAAATGCTAGAAAACTCAAAAGATTTTGACTAGGTAATAGTCAAGAAATTGAGCTTGATAGTCAAAGTCGTTTCGTTATTCCAAAAATTTATTTAGATAAAGCCGCTATTCAAAAAGACGCGCTTTTAATTGGAGTAGGTGACATGGTTGAATTATGAAATAACCAAACCTATGAAAATTATTCGCAACAAATTAGTGAAGAAGAATTATTGAATTCAGCTAAATTTTTAGTATCTAAAGATGATAAATAA
- a CDS encoding potassium channel family protein, giving the protein MLNKKKNEDICVIGAGRFGSAVISQLIKMDSSIMIIDKNEEVLKNYTNQVEKIVIGDAADIKTLKALNIKNMDTVVVSISDNIEIVASLLELKVSNIIARATSKRHALVLKQIGVNVIIQPEYEAGIRTAILAANSNFIKYSKNLQEIANGFVMGTTYVTNNQILNKEIKDLKFNDLGISVVLIKRETQFILPNGFTTILPNDLLTIIGKVSDVNNAISIFNEK; this is encoded by the coding sequence ATGCTTAATAAAAAGAAAAATGAAGATATTTGTGTAATAGGCGCTGGCCGTTTTGGTTCGGCTGTAATTTCACAATTAATTAAAATGGATTCATCAATTATGATAATTGATAAAAATGAAGAAGTTTTAAAAAATTATACAAATCAAGTTGAAAAAATTGTTATAGGTGATGCTGCGGATATAAAAACTTTAAAAGCTCTCAATATTAAAAATATGGATACAGTTGTAGTATCTATTTCAGATAATATTGAAATAGTGGCTTCTTTATTAGAATTAAAAGTTTCTAATATTATTGCAAGAGCAACTAGCAAAAGACATGCTTTAGTTTTAAAACAAATTGGTGTTAACGTAATTATTCAACCTGAATATGAAGCAGGAATAAGAACAGCTATTTTGGCTGCTAATTCAAACTTTATTAAATATTCTAAAAATTTACAAGAAATAGCTAATGGTTTTGTTATGGGCACAACATATGTAACTAATAATCAAATTTTAAATAAAGAAATTAAAGATTTAAAATTTAATGACTTAGGTATTTCTGTTGTTTTAATTAAAAGAGAAACACAATTTATTTTGCCTAATGGCTTTACCACTATTTTACCTAACGATTTATTAACAATTATTGGCAAGGTTAGCGATGTTAATAATGCTATAAGCATTTTTAATGAAAAATAG
- a CDS encoding MAG3720 family protein — MYYINYLLSDTVFEANVICQKDDKVNLIYEFSLPFDQHLSNLDKVIKTVKNFEKRIKVKKDGQIYHSLIIDESLSNYYMLKNYQAEILAKSNLITKQHKIELEKKVDNSIDKNFIILRADNVFYQTYNKIGELKTYHTFPLNKVANKISVKKNFLLVEKNSLLAKVKELFLANKIYLDLINTNVNSILKADKNNHSQVLFLQMSQKSITLATAINKIVISNKKEIIDLNVAKKVIQNKFAISSWEVDLLIDALLKNYIHYTNKNYFDSLNEKQKFAFEFIESIITEFWNSIEKTIISIANKGYKIVILDESTCTFTHKIKHLKIKFDNFNTSKSYSNLSYCMQGIVKYLNNNEVEINQDNTINNIVIPNKKNFFSKFLKNIFNLNRKA; from the coding sequence ATGTATTACATAAATTACTTATTAAGTGATACCGTTTTTGAGGCTAATGTAATTTGTCAAAAAGACGATAAAGTTAATTTAATTTATGAATTTTCACTTCCTTTTGATCAACATTTAAGTAACCTAGATAAGGTAATTAAAACAGTCAAAAATTTTGAAAAAAGAATTAAAGTAAAAAAAGATGGTCAAATTTATCATAGTTTAATTATTGACGAAAGTTTATCCAATTACTATATGTTGAAAAATTATCAAGCAGAAATTTTAGCTAAGAGTAACTTGATAACTAAACAACATAAAATTGAATTAGAAAAAAAAGTTGATAATTCAATTGATAAGAATTTTATTATTTTAAGAGCAGATAATGTTTTTTACCAAACCTACAATAAAATAGGTGAGTTAAAAACATATCATACTTTTCCGCTTAATAAAGTAGCTAATAAAATTTCAGTTAAAAAAAATTTTCTTCTTGTAGAAAAAAATTCTTTATTAGCCAAGGTTAAAGAACTCTTTTTAGCTAATAAAATTTATTTAGATTTAATAAATACAAACGTTAATAGTATTTTAAAGGCTGATAAAAATAATCATTCACAAGTTTTATTTTTACAAATGTCACAAAAAAGTATCACATTAGCAACTGCTATTAATAAAATCGTTATTAGTAATAAAAAAGAAATAATTGATTTAAATGTAGCAAAAAAAGTTATTCAAAATAAATTTGCAATTAGTTCTTGAGAAGTTGATCTTCTAATAGATGCTTTATTAAAAAATTATATTCACTACACTAATAAAAATTACTTTGACAGTTTAAATGAAAAACAAAAATTTGCATTTGAATTTATAGAATCCATAATTACGGAATTTTGAAATTCAATAGAAAAAACAATCATTTCAATCGCTAATAAAGGCTATAAAATAGTCATTTTAGATGAAAGTACATGTACTTTTACCCATAAAATTAAACACTTGAAAATTAAATTTGATAATTTTAATACTTCTAAAAGTTATTCTAATTTATCCTACTGCATGCAGGGGATTGTTAAATATCTAAATAATAATGAAGTTGAAATTAATCAAGATAACACCATTAATAATATTGTCATACCTAATAAGAAGAATTTCTTTTCTAAATTTTTAAAAAATATATTCAATCTAAATAGAAAGGCATAA
- a CDS encoding cupin domain-containing protein, translating to MDKQISFLSTYNFTKFNFSNLKKGKEKFDLIYDSKNFYIQIIYSKKVNSSWMKNDTIENVFLLKGKAILEDENKNIIKMKKGDFLTIKEELKHKINWSSRKCIWIALHHK from the coding sequence ATGGATAAACAAATCTCTTTTCTTTCCACTTACAATTTCACTAAATTTAACTTTTCAAACCTAAAAAAAGGCAAAGAGAAATTTGATTTAATTTATGATTCAAAAAATTTCTATATTCAAATAATTTATTCTAAAAAAGTTAATTCTTCTTGAATGAAAAATGATACTATCGAAAATGTTTTTTTGCTTAAAGGAAAAGCTATTTTAGAAGACGAAAATAAAAATATTATAAAAATGAAAAAAGGCGATTTTTTAACAATCAAAGAAGAGTTAAAACACAAAATTAATTGATCATCTAGAAAATGTATTTGAATTGCATTGCACCATAAATAG
- a CDS encoding M13-type metalloendopeptidase produces MNKKLLKDNFYKAVNEKWLKEAKIPSDKSSYGAFSEISKRNNKRLMKLARDLLTNYNKIEDQTLINFAKLYKQTTDYEKRDKLGLKPLKKYLERITNITSLKDYIEKLPELILDGYPSVLDFFVYSDFANSKNQILYLSHASILLPDISYYDEKNPQKAILIQAYQKMMFKLLTKLGYKDKKSEQIIEKMLAFDELLAKYYPSNLERADYIKMYNLYDIDKVNSYSKNFNFKLIAETLVKNKVESLSVTYPRFLENFDIILNADNFENYKAWMLVKLIENSTAYLDNETRLIGNEFNKVLSGIKKSSIKSKAAFNLAYNYFTIPFGTYYAKKYFGQDAKKDVENKVNKMINVYAKRLKNNTWLSKPTIEKALLKLKNLGVHIGYPNVIQPYYASYEVKNYSEGFTLLDNVFAIHKVKIAYDFSQYNQLVNKNHWSMSPALVNAYYSPTMNHIVFPAGILDKPFYSLKQSSSANYGGIGGVIAHEISHAFDNHGAQFDENGNKKMWWTDEDFAKFTDLGKKMVELFNGEESGFGPCDGELTLSENIADGGGISCALEASMSEEKHSSKDFFESWATIWRQISSENYAKMLLKIDVHAPNILRANLQVKNLEEFYKTYDIKEEDKMYLPKEKRVNIW; encoded by the coding sequence ATGAATAAAAAACTATTAAAAGATAATTTTTATAAAGCAGTTAATGAAAAATGACTGAAAGAAGCAAAAATTCCAAGTGATAAAAGTTCATATGGAGCTTTTTCGGAAATAAGTAAGAGAAATAATAAAAGGTTAATGAAATTAGCTAGAGATTTACTTACAAATTACAATAAAATTGAGGATCAAACATTAATAAATTTTGCTAAGTTGTATAAGCAAACAACTGACTATGAAAAAAGAGATAAATTAGGTTTAAAACCATTGAAAAAATATTTGGAAAGAATTACTAATATAACTAGTTTAAAGGATTATATAGAAAAATTACCAGAACTAATTTTAGATGGATATCCTTCAGTTTTAGATTTTTTTGTCTATAGTGATTTTGCTAATTCAAAAAATCAAATTTTATATTTATCTCATGCTAGCATATTACTTCCTGATATTTCCTATTATGATGAAAAAAATCCACAAAAAGCAATTTTAATTCAAGCATATCAAAAAATGATGTTTAAACTGCTTACTAAATTAGGTTATAAAGATAAAAAAAGTGAACAAATAATAGAAAAAATGCTTGCTTTTGATGAATTATTAGCTAAATATTATCCATCTAATTTAGAAAGAGCAGATTATATAAAAATGTATAATCTCTACGACATTGATAAAGTTAATTCTTATTCGAAAAATTTTAATTTTAAATTAATAGCAGAAACTTTAGTTAAAAATAAAGTAGAAAGCTTATCAGTTACTTATCCAAGATTTTTAGAAAATTTTGACATCATTTTAAATGCAGATAATTTTGAAAATTATAAAGCTTGAATGTTAGTTAAATTAATAGAAAATTCAACAGCATACCTAGATAATGAAACTAGATTAATTGGTAATGAATTTAACAAAGTTTTATCAGGAATTAAAAAATCATCAATTAAATCAAAAGCTGCTTTTAACTTAGCATATAACTATTTTACAATTCCTTTTGGTACATATTATGCCAAAAAATATTTTGGTCAAGATGCTAAAAAGGATGTTGAAAATAAAGTTAATAAAATGATTAATGTTTATGCTAAAAGATTAAAAAATAATACTTGACTATCAAAACCTACCATTGAAAAGGCACTTTTAAAACTTAAAAATTTAGGAGTTCACATTGGTTATCCTAATGTTATTCAACCTTATTATGCTTCGTATGAAGTAAAAAATTATAGTGAAGGATTTACTTTACTTGATAATGTTTTTGCTATACATAAAGTTAAAATTGCCTATGATTTTAGTCAATATAATCAATTAGTTAACAAAAATCATTGATCAATGTCTCCTGCTCTAGTAAATGCATATTATTCTCCTACAATGAATCATATTGTTTTTCCTGCTGGTATTTTAGATAAACCCTTTTATTCATTAAAACAATCATCTTCAGCAAATTATGGCGGAATTGGTGGAGTTATTGCACATGAAATTAGTCATGCTTTTGATAATCATGGCGCACAATTTGATGAAAATGGTAATAAAAAAATGTGATGAACAGATGAAGATTTTGCTAAATTTACTGACTTAGGTAAAAAAATGGTAGAACTTTTTAATGGCGAAGAAAGCGGTTTTGGACCTTGTGATGGTGAATTAACTTTATCTGAAAATATTGCTGATGGCGGGGGAATTTCTTGTGCATTAGAAGCTTCAATGAGCGAAGAAAAACATTCATCAAAAGACTTTTTTGAATCATGAGCAACAATTTGAAGACAAATTAGCAGTGAAAATTATGCTAAAATGCTCCTAAAAATAGATGTGCATGCTCCTAATATTTTAAGAGCTAATTTACAAGTTAAAAATTTAGAAGAATTCTATAAAACATATGATATTAAAGAAGAAGATAAAATGTATCTTCCTAAAGAAAAAAGAGTTAATATCTGATAA